In Hermetia illucens chromosome 1, iHerIll2.2.curated.20191125, whole genome shotgun sequence, one genomic interval encodes:
- the LOC119661205 gene encoding facilitated trehalose transporter Tret1-like, whose translation MKIFKLELSARPIAKSELTWSQILVTVTIAIGAISLGVILSYSAPAIESMKDRNQTNFDVSEAEVSWVVSVVPLTGIIGSFTGGQLLEYAGRKWTMFAMSIPCMAGWLLIGIAANMAMILLGRCLTGISLGMASVSFQVYLSEAVHPSVRGSLGVFGTLAANFGVIVGYGLGTFLNWYQLAFCGLGLIIPFALLTLFALPETPRWYVKKNRESDARRSLTWLRAKGYNVEAEIKEFIRSNSEDNAVKTNQFEQLVKKQNLKPMLIVIGAIFSAQISGVQCLIFYNVSVFKMAGTILKPNVSSMITACGLMLATFVPVCLSDRIGRKALLIFSGVTIFVPMLILGTFIYFMHNKEISPNLSWIPLACMFIILVAYACGYGPIPFLLMGELLPMPIRGLGASLAILGNFLAAFITAKTFLNLLGVLNIYGVFWMYSCFTFLTLFFMAYFVPETKNKTLEEIQRGLVGTGYRKSESSDQS comes from the exons AACTTTCTGCAAGGCCGATTGCGAAAAGCGAACTAACATGGTCCCAG ATACTCGTTACAGTGACGATAGCCATTGGTGCGATATCCTTGGGAGTGATCCTGTCATATTCAGCTCCTGCCATTGAATCAATGAAggacagaaatcaaaccaatttCGACGTATCGGAAGCGGAG GTATCTTGGGTCGTATCCGTTGTGCCTTTGACCGGAATTATAGGGAGTTTTACTGGTGGTCAACTACTCGAATATGCTGGTCGAAAATGGACAATGTTTGCGATGTCTATCCCGTGTATGGCAGGATGGCTCTTGATCGGTATTGCTGCAAACATGGCTATGATTTTGCTGGGGCGCTGTTTGACCGGGATAAGTTTGGGCATGGCGTCTGTGAGTTTTCAAGTATATCTGTCCGAAGCAGTCCATCCCAGTGTGCGAGGATCACTTGGCGTCTTCGGAACTCTGGCAGCCAATTTCGGAGTTATTGTGGGCTATGGATTAGGTACTTTTCTTAACTGGTATCAACTAGCCTTTTGTGGATTAGGATTGATAATTCCGTTTGCACTGCTGACCTTATTTGCCCTGCCTGAAACGCCGCGGTGGTATGTAAAAAAGAATCGTGAAAGTGACGCACGCAGATCTCTCACTTGGTTGCGCGCCAAAGGGTACAATGTTGAGGCAGAAATTAAGGAATTCATAAGATCGAATTCTGAAGACAATGCAGTGAAGACCAATCAATTTGAGCAGTTGGTGAAAAAGCAAAATCTAAAACCCATGCTCATTGTCATTGGCGCGATCTTTTCAGCACAAATCTCTGGCGTTCAATGTCTTATTTTTTACAACGTTTCAGTTTTCAAGATGGCGGGAACTATCTTGAAACCGAACGTTAGCTCAATGATAACTGCTTGTGGTTTAATGTTAGCTACGTTTGTGCCTGTCTGTTTAAGTGATCGTATTGGACGGAAG GCTCTACTCATATTCTCAGGAGTAACCATCTTTGTTCCAATGCTCATACTGGGCACGTTCATTTACTTCATGCATAATAAAGAAATTTCGCCGAATTTGTCCTGGATTCCACTCGCATGCATGTTCATTATTCTAGTAGCTTATGCGTGCGGATATGGGCCAATTCCATTTTTGCTGATGGGGGAATTGCTTCCGATGCCGATACGAGGATTAGGTGCTAGTTTAGCAATTCTAGGCAATTTCCTAGCAGCCTTCATCACCGCGAAAACTTTTCTAAACCTCCTGG GTGTCCTAAATATATACGGTGTATTTTGGATGTATTCTTGCTTTACATTTTTGACGTTATTCTTCATGGCGTACTTCGTACCGGAAACAAAGAATAAAACTTTGGAGGAGATCCAACGTGGGTTAGTCGGAACCGGATATCGTAAAAGCGAAAGTAGTGATCAGTCGTga